From one Leifsonia sp. Root1293 genomic stretch:
- a CDS encoding polysaccharide pyruvyl transferase family protein: MRYSSGLPPRKDRATARKASAALAASVARDVHLLIAAPGRGNIGDQALFEAFLENAPGPIIAIVRETDDFVVPDAVSAKVEVLPLPSLVYGEGPAHDQAIRSFVELLRRARSLSIIGADIMDGRYSLRGSVRRAALAEIGAREGVPTRIVGFSWNGSPSFGARRALIRASRAGVVPLLRDPRSAERAIEQGIDNVTLVADIVFAATTTDASVPIPDVPFAIVNVSGLIARTKDQTAQYRRIIDHLRSAGLHVVILPHVIKDLSDDLVACRAVAAVVAGPDVTLIDALLPPAQVRALAARATVTVTGRMHLSIMSMMGGTPAVTLATQGKVEGLMELIGAPELCVSPVGDFAGPVIATLAHAVPETSATRAAIAAGLPRVIELARANTAGLDEPVLVAAGEPR, encoded by the coding sequence GTGCGCTACAGCTCGGGCCTTCCGCCACGGAAGGATCGCGCGACCGCCCGCAAGGCATCCGCCGCTCTCGCGGCATCCGTGGCGCGTGACGTGCACCTGCTCATCGCAGCGCCCGGTCGAGGCAACATCGGCGACCAGGCTCTGTTCGAGGCGTTCCTCGAGAACGCACCGGGCCCCATCATCGCCATCGTGCGCGAGACCGACGACTTCGTCGTCCCCGATGCCGTCAGCGCGAAGGTGGAGGTGCTGCCCCTCCCGAGCCTCGTCTACGGCGAGGGCCCGGCCCACGATCAGGCCATCCGTTCCTTCGTCGAGCTGCTGCGCCGTGCACGGAGCCTCTCGATCATCGGCGCCGACATCATGGACGGCCGCTACAGCCTCCGAGGTTCCGTTCGTCGCGCGGCGCTCGCCGAGATCGGTGCCCGCGAAGGTGTTCCCACCCGCATCGTGGGCTTCAGCTGGAACGGATCGCCGAGCTTCGGTGCCCGCCGCGCCCTGATCAGGGCCAGCCGCGCCGGCGTCGTCCCGCTACTGCGGGATCCCCGTTCGGCCGAGCGGGCGATCGAGCAGGGCATCGACAACGTCACCCTCGTCGCCGACATCGTCTTCGCCGCGACGACGACGGATGCGAGCGTGCCGATCCCCGACGTGCCCTTCGCCATCGTCAACGTCAGCGGGCTGATCGCCCGTACGAAGGACCAGACCGCCCAGTACCGCCGCATCATCGACCACCTGCGCTCGGCCGGATTGCACGTCGTGATCCTGCCGCACGTGATCAAGGACCTGAGCGACGACCTCGTCGCCTGTCGGGCCGTGGCGGCAGTCGTCGCCGGGCCGGACGTGACCCTCATCGACGCCCTGCTGCCCCCGGCCCAGGTACGCGCCCTCGCCGCCCGCGCGACGGTCACTGTGACCGGCCGTATGCACCTCTCGATCATGTCGATGATGGGCGGCACGCCTGCCGTCACCCTCGCGACGCAGGGCAAGGTCGAGGGGCTCATGGAGCTCATCGGTGCCCCCGAGCTGTGCGTTTCGCCGGTCGGCGACTTCGCCGGACCCGTCATCGCGACGCTCGCCCACGCTGTACCGGAGACATCGGCGACCCGGGCTGCGATCGCAGCAGGCCTGCCCCGCGTGATCGAGCTGGCCCGGGCGAACACCGCGGGGCTCGACGAGCCCGTGCTGGTCGCGGCGGGGGAGCCCCGCTGA